One part of the Calypte anna isolate BGI_N300 chromosome 14, bCalAnn1_v1.p, whole genome shotgun sequence genome encodes these proteins:
- the THUMPD1 gene encoding THUMP domain-containing protein 1: MAPSRKRRPKGQLGAAERAKRPRGDGRQLEAGMHGILITCNMNERKCVGEAYSLLGEYGDLLYGPEQFSDQEEQMPGSRKEEDEDDVEAALKKEVGQLRASAEQKLQRFQSVESGANNVVFIRTQGIEPENLVHHILKDMHTTKKNKTRAILRMLPVSGTCKAFMEDMKKYTETFFEPWFKAPNKGTFQIVYKARNNSHMSREEVIKELAGIVGSLNPENKVDLNNPEYTILVEIIKTVCCLSVVRDYVLFRKYNLQEVVRSNKEDTQKNPSSLTEEQNSKVVKPETEEEKSSKEVKQENKNQGETEAEPKGNDTLLV, translated from the exons ATGGCTCCGTCGCGGAAGCGGCGGCCCAAGGGGCAGCTGGGGGCGGCGGAACGGGCCAAGAGACCCCGCGGAGATGGGCGGCAGCTGGAGGCCGGCATGCACGGCATCCTCATCACCTGCAACATGAACGAGCGCAAGTGCGTGGGGGAGGCCTACAGCCTCCTCGGAGAGTACGGGGACCTCCTCTACGGGCCCGAGCAG TTTTCAGATCAGGAGGAGCAGATGCCTGGaagcaggaaggaggaggatgaggatgatgtTGAGGCTGCCCTGAAGAAGGAGGTGGGGCAGCTCCGTGCCTCAGCGGAGCAGAAGCTGCAGCGGTTCCAGTCAGTGGAGAGTGGTGCCAACAACGTGGTGTTCATCAGGACCCAAGGCATAG AACCTGAGAACCTGGTGCACCATATTTTAAAGGACATGCACACcactaaaaagaacaaaacaagagcAATCCTGCGCATGCTCCCTGTCTCTGGAACCTGCAAGGCTTTTATGGAGGAtatgaaaaaatacacagaaaccTTTTTTGAGCCTTGGTTTAAAGCCCCTAACAAGGGGACTTTTCAGATTGTTTACAAAGCTCGAAATAACAGTCATATGAGTAGGGAAGAAGTCATTAAGGAACTGGCAG GAATTGTGGGCAGCCTCAATCCAGAAAACAAAGTTGATCTTAATAACCCAGAGTATACCATTCTggtggaaataataaaaacagtCTGCTGCTTGAGTGTGGTGAGAGACTATGTCCTGTTCAGAAAGTACAATCTGCAGGAGGTGGTGAGGAGCAATAAagaagacacacaaaaaaacccatccagcCTGACAGAAGAACAGAACTCCAAGGTAGTAAAACCAGaaactgaggaagagaaaagctcCAAAGAAGTAAAACAAGAGAACAAGAATCAAGGTGAAACAGAAGCTGAGCCCAAGGGGAATGATACACTGCTGGTGTAG